The Methanobacterium lacus genome includes a region encoding these proteins:
- a CDS encoding CPBP family intramembrane glutamic endopeptidase — METFLDQANKGKTSIIRYVVGIFIIYFFIYIVGAVVQFLVAMAMGSTVELGRFNISSISPLAYFVVTMCPAICGIIGVFISVRFIHQRPFSTLVTPFKKINAKPILYGFGFFFLLLVLSDIILGGLNTSNIHFNANNISQWLYFLPFILILIPLQTTSEELTYRGYWMQGTGLLTRNFFILALINGILFLLPHIVNPEITAGGILAMVYYVVVGFSLAYITLKSGTLELAIGMHAANNIYESAIIHPQASILQTPSLFTQAIDPIYELLTIIVIMVVFYLVTFKIKPQWKRC; from the coding sequence TTGGAAACATTTCTTGATCAAGCAAATAAAGGTAAAACAAGTATAATAAGGTACGTTGTTGGAATATTCATAATTTATTTTTTTATTTACATTGTTGGTGCAGTTGTACAGTTCTTAGTTGCAATGGCCATGGGATCCACAGTTGAACTTGGAAGGTTTAATATAAGTTCCATTAGCCCACTGGCTTACTTTGTTGTTACGATGTGTCCAGCAATTTGTGGAATTATTGGAGTCTTTATAAGTGTACGTTTCATTCATCAAAGACCATTTTCTACACTAGTTACTCCATTTAAAAAGATCAATGCAAAACCTATTCTCTACGGGTTTGGATTTTTTTTCCTGCTTTTGGTACTATCAGATATTATTTTGGGTGGATTGAACACATCTAATATACATTTTAACGCAAACAACATTTCTCAGTGGTTGTATTTCCTTCCATTCATCTTAATTCTCATACCACTACAAACTACCAGTGAAGAACTAACTTACCGAGGTTATTGGATGCAGGGAACAGGGCTTTTAACCAGAAATTTTTTTATATTGGCCCTAATAAACGGTATTTTATTCCTATTACCGCACATAGTAAACCCTGAAATAACCGCAGGTGGAATTCTAGCTATGGTTTACTACGTAGTAGTTGGATTCTCCCTTGCATACATAACTCTAAAAAGTGGAACATTAGAATTGGCCATTGGTATGCATGCTGCAAATAATATCTACGAATCTGCTATAATTCATCCTCAAGCTTCGATTCTTCAAACACCCTCATTATTTACCCAAGCAATTGATCCTATCTATGAACTCTTAACAATAATTGTTATAATGGTGGTATTTTACTTAGTAACATTCAAAATAAAACCCCAATGGAAAAGATGTTGA
- a CDS encoding M24 family metallopeptidase has translation MITKTPLKELESRMKNFRSFMDEQCPGWEFAVLFSKINLYYFTGTMQDGMLIIEKNGSTFWIRKSFERAKIESLFEDLKPMNSYRDAAAMYADLPETVYIETEVVPLAMYSRFQRHFPFKNFESLDHVVARLRSIKSHYELSLMRRAGEIHRHVLEDLVPEILVDGMSETEFASDLFKLMMDEGHHGVSRFGMFDTEMVLGQLGFGESSIHPSYFNGPGGNSGISPAVPLIGSRDRKLQGGDLVFVDVGCGVEGYNTDKTMTYMYQAPLKKEAIEAHEICVEIQNNIASMLKPGAVPSEIYRTVIDDLDPEFLENFMGYENRTVKFLGHGIGLLIDETPVIAKGFNEPIEEGMVFAVEPKKGIKGVGMVGIENTFIVTKKGGDCITGKNPGLIPVDFD, from the coding sequence ATGATTACGAAAACACCATTAAAAGAACTTGAAAGTAGGATGAAAAATTTCAGATCTTTCATGGATGAACAGTGCCCAGGCTGGGAATTTGCTGTTCTATTTAGTAAGATAAATCTTTACTACTTTACAGGAACCATGCAAGATGGTATGCTGATAATTGAAAAAAATGGATCTACATTCTGGATTAGAAAAAGTTTTGAAAGGGCAAAAATTGAATCGTTGTTCGAAGATTTAAAGCCCATGAACAGTTATCGTGATGCTGCAGCCATGTATGCAGATCTGCCTGAAACTGTTTACATTGAAACTGAAGTTGTACCACTTGCAATGTACTCCAGATTTCAAAGGCATTTCCCATTTAAAAATTTCGAGTCATTGGATCATGTTGTGGCCAGATTAAGATCTATAAAATCCCATTATGAACTGTCTTTGATGAGAAGGGCCGGAGAGATACATAGACACGTTCTTGAAGACCTTGTACCAGAAATTCTTGTAGATGGTATGAGTGAAACAGAATTTGCATCCGATCTTTTTAAACTAATGATGGATGAGGGTCATCACGGTGTTTCAAGATTCGGAATGTTTGATACAGAAATGGTTCTAGGACAGCTAGGTTTTGGTGAAAGTTCGATCCATCCCAGTTACTTCAACGGTCCTGGAGGAAATTCCGGGATAAGTCCTGCTGTTCCGTTAATTGGAAGTAGGGACAGAAAGCTTCAAGGGGGTGACTTGGTATTCGTAGATGTTGGCTGTGGAGTTGAGGGTTACAACACAGATAAAACAATGACCTACATGTATCAGGCTCCTTTGAAAAAGGAAGCAATTGAGGCACATGAAATTTGCGTTGAAATACAAAATAACATAGCTTCAATGTTGAAACCAGGGGCAGTTCCCTCTGAAATTTATAGAACAGTAATTGATGATTTAGATCCTGAGTTTTTAGAGAATTTTATGGGTTATGAAAATCGTACAGTCAAATTTTTAGGTCATGGTATTGGATTGCTCATAGATGAAACACCTGTAATAGCAAAGGGATTTAACGAACCCATTGAAGAAGGAATGGTATTTGCAGTAGAACCAAAAAAAGGAATTAAAGGTGTGGGAATGGTGGGAATAGAAAATACATTTATTGTGACCAAGAAAGGTGGTGATTGTATAACCGGTAAAAATCCCGGTTTGATACCTGTCGATTTTGACTAA
- the pdxS gene encoding pyridoxal 5'-phosphate synthase lyase subunit PdxS, whose amino-acid sequence MLHGTDVLKKGFAKMTKGGVIMDVVNAEQAAIAEEAGAVSVMALEKVPADIRAEGGVARMADPSKVREIIDAVSIPVMAKVRIGHFVEAQVLQSLGVDMIDESEVLTPADEKYHIDKKNFTIPFVCGARNLGEALRRIDEGAAMIRTKGEAGTGNIVEAVRHSRQISSTIRELQNKTEEELWSVAREIESPLELVKLTAKEGRLPVVNFAAGGVATPADAALMMQLGSDGVFVGSGIFKSEQPSLVAKAIVEATNNFKDAELIAEVSTDLGKAMPGLEISTIPEEEKLQKRGW is encoded by the coding sequence ATGTTACATGGAACAGATGTTTTAAAGAAAGGTTTCGCTAAAATGACAAAGGGCGGAGTTATAATGGATGTTGTAAATGCTGAACAGGCAGCTATTGCAGAGGAAGCTGGTGCTGTTTCAGTCATGGCCCTTGAAAAGGTACCTGCTGATATTCGTGCAGAAGGCGGTGTAGCAAGGATGGCTGACCCATCTAAGGTTCGCGAAATAATAGATGCAGTTAGTATTCCTGTTATGGCTAAAGTTCGTATAGGTCACTTCGTAGAGGCACAAGTCTTACAATCACTTGGTGTTGATATGATTGATGAAAGTGAAGTCTTAACACCTGCAGATGAAAAATATCACATAGACAAGAAAAATTTCACTATACCATTTGTATGCGGTGCAAGAAACCTTGGTGAAGCTTTGAGAAGAATTGATGAAGGAGCTGCAATGATCCGTACTAAGGGTGAAGCTGGTACAGGTAACATTGTTGAAGCTGTAAGGCACAGCAGACAAATATCAAGCACAATAAGAGAACTTCAAAACAAAACTGAAGAAGAACTCTGGTCAGTAGCACGTGAAATTGAATCCCCATTAGAACTAGTTAAACTCACAGCAAAAGAAGGTAGATTACCTGTTGTGAACTTTGCAGCAGGAGGAGTTGCAACACCAGCAGATGCAGCTCTCATGATGCAGTTAGGTTCAGATGGAGTATTTGTTGGATCAGGTATATTCAAATCAGAACAGCCTTCTTTAGTTGCAAAAGCTATTGTTGAAGCAACTAACAACTTTAAAGATGCTGAACTAATTGCTGAAGTATCAACAGATTTAGGTAAAGCAATGCCAGGGCTTGAAATCAGCACAATACCAGAAGAAGAGAAACTACAAAAAAGAGGATGGTAA
- a CDS encoding MOSC domain-containing protein, giving the protein MSKASSSDIKGKIIAICTSSVKGTKKKDIFQGILMENYGLLGDGHAENQSHRQLSLLALESIQKMRDLGLEVNPGDFAENVTTEGVELAKLPIGTRIALGNNSIVEVTQIGKECHTQCEIGKQTGQCIMPTEGIFCRVLEGGKIKAGDSLKVFKLAI; this is encoded by the coding sequence ATGAGTAAAGCTAGCTCCAGTGATATCAAAGGAAAGATCATCGCTATTTGCACAAGTTCAGTTAAAGGAACCAAGAAAAAGGATATTTTCCAAGGTATTCTCATGGAAAATTACGGACTTCTCGGGGATGGACATGCAGAAAACCAGTCCCATAGACAATTGAGTCTCTTAGCTTTAGAGAGCATACAAAAAATGAGGGATCTAGGGCTTGAAGTAAATCCCGGCGATTTTGCAGAAAATGTTACAACAGAAGGTGTTGAACTCGCAAAACTTCCAATTGGAACCAGAATAGCCCTAGGAAATAATTCCATTGTTGAAGTTACACAAATTGGAAAAGAGTGCCATACACAGTGCGAAATAGGAAAACAGACCGGCCAGTGTATAATGCCCACCGAAGGAATTTTTTGTAGAGTTCTAGAAGGCGGGAAAATAAAGGCTGGAGACAGTCTGAAAGTTTTTAAATTAGCTATTTAA
- a CDS encoding sulfide-dependent adenosine diphosphate thiazole synthase — protein MAIFAKASEKDVTKAIVSEFAEEFLEYVESDVVIIGAGPSGLIAAKRLAESGVKVLLIESNNYLGGGFWIGGYLMNKLTVRAPGQKILDEIGVPYKEVQEGLFVADGPHACSKLIGATMDAGAKVINMTKFDDVVVRKDKVGGVVINWTPVSALPRAITCVDPVALESKIVVDATGHDAVVIKSLEQRGLIEIPGFEGMWVEKSEDEIVENTKQVYPGVYVTGMAVATTCGNTRMGPTFGGMLLSGEKVAELIINDLKVDVKVEGTASNKATSSK, from the coding sequence ATGGCAATATTTGCTAAAGCATCAGAAAAAGACGTTACAAAGGCTATTGTATCTGAATTTGCAGAAGAATTTCTAGAATATGTAGAAAGTGATGTTGTAATAATTGGAGCAGGACCAAGCGGTTTAATTGCAGCAAAACGACTGGCAGAAAGTGGTGTTAAAGTTCTTTTAATCGAAAGTAACAACTACTTGGGAGGAGGATTTTGGATAGGTGGATACTTAATGAACAAGCTCACAGTAAGGGCTCCCGGACAGAAAATTCTAGATGAAATAGGAGTTCCATATAAAGAAGTTCAAGAAGGTCTTTTTGTTGCAGATGGTCCTCACGCATGTTCAAAGCTTATTGGAGCTACCATGGATGCTGGAGCCAAAGTTATCAATATGACCAAATTTGATGATGTTGTAGTAAGAAAGGACAAAGTTGGAGGAGTAGTTATTAACTGGACACCAGTATCTGCTCTTCCAAGGGCCATAACATGCGTAGATCCTGTTGCTCTAGAATCTAAAATAGTTGTAGATGCAACCGGACACGATGCAGTGGTTATAAAATCCCTCGAACAAAGGGGTTTAATAGAGATACCAGGATTTGAAGGAATGTGGGTTGAAAAATCTGAAGATGAAATTGTTGAAAACACTAAACAGGTTTATCCTGGAGTTTATGTTACTGGAATGGCAGTTGCAACAACTTGTGGAAATACCAGAATGGGACCAACCTTTGGTGGAATGCTCCTTTCAGGAGAAAAAGTTGCAGAACTCATCATCAATGATCTTAAAGTTGATGTAAAAGTAGAAGGCACAGCCTCTAACAAAGCAACCAGCTCAAAATAG
- the thiI gene encoding tRNA uracil 4-sulfurtransferase ThiI produces the protein MDKERPIIVRYGEIGVKSPVVRKRFEKKLISNIKVLIDCKININQGRIFLFPENFEEALKSLKKIFGIVSYSPTLKTKTDHDTIKLAVQSYIKELVEKGEFDPEKTFAVKCRRVGEHKFSSREMAGFCGAAVIETTHAPVDLSNPDFTLYIEVRDDDTYIFHKKIKGAGGLPIGTQGRMISLVSGGIDSPVATYLMMKRGVDITIVNFNNHPFTSGSNEKIVKIYHKLKEYASGSDFRLLQVDYGEFLKKCTEEAPPRMTCVLCKSGMYQIAEKIAKQEKALAIIDGSSVGQVASQTLPNILATRYSTSMPVLSPLIGLDKLEISEIAEKIGTFQYSILPDSGCEAAPKHPETNAVLEKVLEVQEEIEMDSEVEKVLSTLHKVDLTL, from the coding sequence ATGGATAAAGAAAGGCCTATTATTGTCAGATACGGCGAAATTGGAGTAAAAAGTCCTGTTGTAAGGAAAAGATTTGAAAAGAAATTAATATCAAATATTAAAGTCCTCATAGATTGTAAAATTAATATCAACCAGGGCAGGATTTTTCTGTTTCCCGAAAATTTTGAAGAAGCACTTAAATCTCTGAAAAAAATATTCGGAATCGTTTCATACAGTCCAACATTGAAAACCAAAACAGATCATGATACAATTAAATTAGCTGTCCAATCTTACATCAAAGAACTGGTTGAAAAGGGTGAATTTGACCCTGAAAAAACCTTCGCAGTAAAATGCAGAAGGGTGGGAGAACACAAGTTTTCAAGTAGAGAAATGGCAGGATTCTGTGGAGCAGCTGTAATAGAAACAACCCACGCACCTGTAGATCTTTCAAATCCTGACTTCACACTTTACATAGAAGTCAGAGATGATGACACCTATATCTTCCATAAAAAAATAAAAGGAGCAGGCGGATTACCAATTGGAACTCAGGGAAGAATGATTTCGTTGGTTTCAGGAGGAATAGATTCTCCAGTCGCCACTTATCTCATGATGAAGCGTGGAGTTGACATCACCATTGTGAACTTCAACAACCATCCATTCACCAGTGGTTCAAACGAGAAAATAGTAAAAATCTACCATAAACTCAAAGAATACGCCTCTGGTTCAGATTTTAGATTGTTACAGGTGGATTATGGGGAATTCCTTAAAAAATGCACCGAAGAAGCTCCACCAAGAATGACTTGTGTGCTATGTAAAAGTGGAATGTACCAGATAGCTGAAAAAATTGCTAAACAAGAAAAGGCTCTTGCAATTATTGATGGCAGCAGCGTTGGTCAGGTAGCTTCACAAACATTACCCAACATTCTTGCAACGAGATATTCCACTTCTATGCCTGTTTTAAGTCCATTAATAGGTTTAGATAAACTTGAGATATCTGAAATTGCAGAAAAAATAGGCACATTCCAATACTCAATACTTCCAGACAGTGGTTGTGAAGCAGCGCCAAAACATCCAGAAACTAATGCAGTATTAGAAAAAGTGCTCGAAGTCCAAGAAGAAATAGAAATGGATTCTGAAGTTGAAAAAGTTTTATCAACACTTCACAAAGTTGATTTAACTTTATAA
- a CDS encoding ubiquitin family protein, which yields MKIIFSEGQTENLNIENVSVKELLEDLEIEPLEVIVKKGSLVLQEDETIQNNDEIMIIKVIHGG from the coding sequence TTGAAAATTATATTTTCAGAGGGTCAAACTGAAAATCTGAATATAGAAAACGTATCTGTTAAGGAACTTCTTGAAGATCTGGAAATAGAACCCCTGGAAGTAATAGTTAAAAAGGGCAGTTTAGTCCTTCAAGAAGATGAAACAATCCAAAACAATGACGAAATAATGATTATTAAAGTGATTCACGGCGGATAA
- a CDS encoding trans-sulfuration enzyme family protein, producing MKFSTRSIHAGRKPDPITGAISPTICQTSTFTFDEFNKPGDYDYSRTGNPTRSALEEAIANLEGGNAGFCFSSGMAAVTTAIHLLKSGDHAVVGEDIYGGTHRLFSEIMTKYGIDFTFIRMDSEEKLEAAIKPNTKMIWIETPSNPLLNITDLSMVSKIAKEKQILTVADNTFPSPYFLRPIEYGIDLVLHSTTKYINGHSDVIGGAIVTTTEELAKDVHFLLNGMGTNAAPFDSWLILRGLKTLPLRMEKHASNAIAVAEYLLDHPKVSEVFYPGLESHPGHSIAKNQMDGYGGVVSFKLKTDVPKFIESLEIFHLAESLGGADSLVEHAATMSHASMSPDARKQAGISDDIIRLSIGLEDNDDLIEDLSKGLDGS from the coding sequence ATGAAATTCAGTACCAGATCAATACATGCTGGAAGAAAACCAGACCCCATCACAGGGGCCATTTCACCGACTATATGTCAAACTTCTACCTTCACATTCGACGAATTTAACAAACCCGGAGATTACGATTATTCGCGTACCGGAAATCCAACTAGATCAGCTTTAGAAGAAGCAATAGCAAATTTAGAAGGTGGAAATGCAGGATTCTGTTTCTCAAGTGGTATGGCTGCAGTTACCACTGCAATTCATCTCCTTAAATCAGGAGACCATGCTGTAGTAGGTGAAGATATCTACGGAGGAACACACAGACTGTTCAGTGAAATTATGACCAAGTATGGAATCGATTTTACATTTATAAGAATGGATTCAGAAGAAAAACTTGAGGCAGCCATAAAGCCAAATACAAAAATGATCTGGATTGAAACACCTTCAAATCCATTGTTGAATATTACAGATCTAAGTATGGTTTCTAAAATAGCAAAGGAAAAACAGATACTTACTGTGGCAGATAACACATTTCCAAGCCCATACTTCCTAAGGCCAATTGAATATGGAATCGACTTGGTTCTTCATTCAACCACCAAGTACATCAATGGTCACAGCGATGTTATCGGAGGTGCCATAGTGACTACAACAGAAGAACTTGCAAAGGATGTTCATTTCTTACTCAATGGAATGGGAACCAATGCAGCTCCATTCGATTCTTGGTTAATATTAAGAGGACTTAAGACCCTTCCACTCAGAATGGAAAAACATGCATCTAATGCCATTGCAGTTGCTGAGTACCTACTAGACCATCCAAAGGTATCTGAAGTGTTTTATCCAGGTCTTGAATCCCATCCAGGTCATTCCATTGCAAAAAATCAAATGGACGGTTATGGTGGTGTGGTTTCATTCAAACTAAAAACTGACGTGCCTAAATTTATAGAAAGCCTTGAAATTTTCCACCTTGCAGAAAGTTTAGGTGGTGCAGATTCTTTGGTTGAACATGCAGCTACCATGAGCCATGCATCCATGTCACCTGATGCAAGGAAACAAGCAGGTATTAGCGACGATATTATAAGACTTTCCATAGGTCTCGAAGATAATGATGATCTAATTGAAGATTTATCCAAGGGACTGGATGGTTCATAG
- a CDS encoding CBS domain-containing protein, with the protein MKVKEIMDKNFIGVDLNMTIVDASIKMESHKKFTTPVLDSKNTLIGWITSLDVTRGLRENHKYVKDIMHSTEEIVDLHQDEPARLAVLAAAQHKLVSIPVLDDDGKVVGVVRTFDIVKTLSKLYEIKVTNIFKAMSTELKGVSWDELMEASAIVTKRETGKRVTAKEYEQRIKNSTFGEAIWATGGLEKFFVGLIAIGELVIARKVAKARK; encoded by the coding sequence ATGAAAGTTAAAGAAATTATGGACAAGAATTTTATAGGTGTGGACCTTAACATGACTATTGTGGATGCATCAATAAAGATGGAATCCCATAAAAAATTCACAACACCAGTTTTAGACAGTAAAAATACTTTAATTGGTTGGATAACATCCCTAGATGTGACAAGAGGATTACGAGAAAATCATAAGTATGTGAAGGATATCATGCACTCCACCGAAGAGATTGTAGATCTTCATCAGGATGAACCTGCCAGGTTAGCTGTATTGGCAGCTGCACAGCACAAACTTGTGAGCATACCAGTGCTCGATGATGATGGTAAGGTTGTGGGTGTAGTCAGAACATTCGATATCGTAAAAACACTTTCCAAATTATACGAAATAAAGGTTACAAACATATTTAAGGCCATGTCAACCGAACTCAAGGGTGTTTCCTGGGACGAACTTATGGAAGCTTCTGCAATAGTTACCAAGAGGGAAACAGGAAAAAGAGTTACAGCCAAGGAATATGAACAACGTATCAAGAATTCAACCTTTGGTGAAGCCATATGGGCCACAGGAGGATTAGAAAAATTCTTCGTAGGTTTAATAGCAATAGGAGAATTAGTTATTGCAAGAAAGGTTGCTAAAGCCCGTAAATAA
- a CDS encoding 4Fe-4S binding protein — translation MDITFKKRKDALVGDVVAKSNDLEHGVEDFKAEIENCSLEQKFITISPECVRCNLCAQECPVNAIDEAKLTKPAKILDNCVKCEICSQTCPVNAIKVIESKSDLEEDVTYKLKTKKVPHRTLRMEKIDVDPVKCTSCGNCVKFCPTGAIKLFDEGPAVVDKDSCIGCGACANVCGENAVSLERRLGSVFKTKKLAIDEDICVACGMCEENCPVEAIKLENGKIVYSKNKCITCEVCSKKCPVAALNVEEVTK, via the coding sequence ATGGATATAACATTTAAAAAAAGGAAAGATGCTTTGGTTGGAGATGTTGTTGCCAAGTCTAACGATCTTGAGCATGGAGTGGAAGATTTCAAGGCAGAAATTGAGAACTGTTCGCTCGAGCAGAAGTTTATAACAATTTCACCAGAATGTGTGAGATGCAACCTCTGCGCTCAAGAATGTCCAGTAAATGCAATTGACGAAGCTAAACTAACAAAACCTGCTAAAATCCTTGATAATTGTGTTAAATGTGAAATTTGTTCACAAACTTGTCCTGTTAACGCTATTAAGGTCATTGAAAGCAAATCAGATCTTGAAGAGGATGTAACCTACAAGTTAAAAACTAAAAAAGTCCCACACAGAACCCTTAGAATGGAAAAAATTGATGTAGATCCAGTTAAATGTACTTCATGCGGCAACTGTGTTAAATTCTGTCCAACAGGAGCAATAAAATTGTTTGATGAAGGACCTGCAGTTGTTGATAAAGATTCGTGTATCGGGTGTGGTGCATGTGCAAATGTATGTGGTGAAAATGCTGTGTCGCTGGAGAGAAGATTGGGAAGTGTCTTCAAAACTAAAAAACTCGCCATTGATGAAGATATATGTGTAGCGTGCGGTATGTGTGAAGAAAACTGTCCAGTGGAAGCAATTAAACTAGAAAATGGGAAAATTGTTTACTCTAAAAATAAATGTATTACTTGCGAAGTTTGTTCTAAAAAATGTCCTGTTGCGGCATTAAATGTGGAAGAGGTTACTAAATGA
- a CDS encoding carbohydrate kinase family protein produces the protein MNLDVIGFGALNLDKLYHVNSIAREDEESYIQDYTESCGGSAANTVIGISRLGNKTGFVGKVGADPEGSLLLNNLQNENVNTNMVQIADTDRSGTVNGYIDEEGQRALYVDPGVNDCIKLDDVDLEVLNSSKILHLSSFVGKKYLDSIETQKTVLKNVSNAVKVSLDPGRLYVEKGFEFMDQFLSRTDILLLNLEELKFLKTNLDTGDDVVKGCDELHEEYSIDIMVVKLGSEGAYVSSNSKSEFINAFEVKCVDTTGAGDAFNAGFLHSQLKGEDVLKSGLVGNFVASNCVTEYGATRGLPDISKVEDILKK, from the coding sequence ATGAATCTGGATGTAATTGGATTTGGAGCATTAAATCTCGATAAACTGTATCATGTAAACAGTATAGCCCGGGAAGATGAAGAATCCTACATACAAGATTACACAGAATCTTGCGGCGGTTCTGCAGCCAACACCGTCATTGGAATTTCTAGATTGGGTAACAAAACAGGATTTGTTGGTAAAGTTGGAGCAGATCCAGAGGGAAGTTTGCTTTTAAACAACCTTCAAAATGAGAATGTGAACACAAACATGGTACAAATTGCTGATACTGATCGAAGTGGAACTGTAAATGGATACATTGATGAGGAAGGGCAGAGGGCATTGTACGTTGATCCAGGTGTAAATGACTGTATAAAACTGGACGATGTGGACCTGGAAGTTTTAAACAGTTCAAAAATTCTCCACCTAAGTTCCTTTGTGGGTAAAAAATATTTAGATTCCATTGAAACTCAAAAAACCGTGTTAAAAAATGTTTCTAATGCAGTTAAAGTTAGTTTAGATCCTGGAAGACTTTATGTGGAGAAGGGTTTTGAATTTATGGATCAGTTTTTAAGTAGGACTGATATCTTACTTTTAAATTTAGAGGAACTTAAATTCTTAAAAACTAATTTAGATACTGGTGATGATGTTGTTAAAGGTTGTGATGAATTACATGAGGAATATTCCATAGATATCATGGTGGTGAAACTCGGTTCAGAAGGTGCTTACGTGTCTTCAAATTCTAAGTCAGAATTTATTAATGCGTTTGAAGTTAAATGTGTAGATACCACCGGTGCAGGTGATGCCTTTAATGCAGGATTTTTACATAGCCAACTTAAGGGCGAAGATGTACTCAAATCTGGATTGGTTGGAAACTTCGTTGCTTCTAACTGTGTAACAGAGTACGGAGCTACTCGTGGTCTCCCAGACATTTCAAAAGTCGAAGATATTCTGAAAAAATAA
- a CDS encoding formylmethanofuran--tetrahydromethanopterin N-formyltransferase has translation MKTHENLESKVVNTYCEAFKGICSRVIVTADDEETLKRAAYDATSTPGTVIGRVEGGIESWLNEDQTPDNRKGAILQFWYNTSDIEKFGVELSYRIRQDILVKPFTSLFDASQNPDGWIGTMKNVGHCGDGYEWEETIYNREMIVVPIAIPDFKIEKQIGYMNGIMGANFWYMCTDKKTVLEAGRTALKAIESVEGVIAPFDICSAASKPETNYPWIGPTTNHPYCPSLKNQLKESTMVPPEVKYIPEIVINGLNQTCLKEAMKLGIESLIDYDGVFKVSAGNYDGKLGEYKIDLKELFK, from the coding sequence ATGAAAACCCATGAAAATCTAGAATCTAAGGTTGTTAACACCTATTGTGAAGCATTTAAGGGTATATGCTCTAGAGTTATTGTAACAGCTGATGATGAAGAAACTCTTAAACGAGCTGCGTACGATGCTACATCCACACCTGGAACAGTGATTGGAAGGGTTGAGGGAGGTATAGAATCTTGGTTAAATGAAGATCAAACACCTGATAACCGTAAGGGTGCCATCCTTCAGTTCTGGTACAACACTTCAGATATTGAAAAGTTTGGAGTCGAATTATCCTACAGAATAAGACAGGATATACTTGTAAAACCATTCACAAGCCTATTTGATGCTTCTCAAAATCCAGATGGATGGATAGGCACCATGAAGAACGTGGGACATTGTGGTGATGGCTATGAATGGGAAGAAACAATTTACAACAGGGAAATGATCGTGGTTCCCATAGCAATCCCAGATTTTAAAATCGAAAAGCAAATAGGATACATGAATGGGATCATGGGTGCTAACTTTTGGTACATGTGCACAGATAAAAAAACAGTGCTTGAAGCTGGAAGAACTGCATTAAAGGCTATTGAATCTGTTGAAGGTGTTATTGCTCCATTTGATATATGTTCCGCTGCAAGTAAACCTGAAACTAACTATCCATGGATTGGACCAACCACCAATCATCCCTACTGTCCATCGCTCAAGAACCAACTGAAGGAATCAACTATGGTGCCTCCTGAAGTTAAATACATACCTGAAATAGTTATAAATGGACTGAACCAAACCTGTTTAAAAGAGGCTATGAAGCTTGGAATTGAATCTTTAATAGATTATGATGGTGTTTTTAAGGTTTCAGCAGGAAATTATGATGGTAAACTCGGGGAATACAAGATCGACCTTAAAGAGTTGTTTAAATGA